A genomic segment from Streptomyces sp. NBC_01233 encodes:
- a CDS encoding DUF6817 domain-containing protein codes for MPTHRHDPEGSTDVGPRRRVVAGARCAGFAHPGGTLLAHLERVRALLASWGARPALQRAGLCHAFYGTDGFPTALLPLARRAELAEVIGEEAEGIVYLYAACDRTASYPTLAREEAAFRDRFTGRVHSPAVELRRDLAELSAANELDLARIDPAFREAWGAELLSLFGRFRGLLSEPARRECRSVLGS; via the coding sequence GTGCCGACCCACCGCCACGACCCCGAGGGGAGTACCGATGTCGGACCCCGCCGTCGTGTGGTTGCGGGAGCTCGGTGCGCAGGATTCGCGCACCCCGGCGGGACCCTGCTCGCGCACCTGGAGCGCGTACGGGCGCTGCTCGCGTCCTGGGGCGCTCGGCCCGCACTGCAACGGGCGGGCCTGTGCCACGCCTTCTACGGTACGGACGGATTCCCCACCGCCCTGCTGCCGCTCGCCCGGCGGGCCGAGCTGGCCGAGGTGATCGGCGAGGAGGCGGAGGGGATCGTGTACCTCTACGCCGCCTGCGACCGGACGGCGTCGTATCCGACGCTCGCCCGCGAGGAGGCCGCCTTCCGGGACCGGTTCACCGGCCGTGTCCACTCCCCCGCCGTGGAGTTGCGGCGGGACCTCGCCGAGCTGTCGGCGGCCAACGAGCTCGACCTGGCGCGTATCGATCCCGCCTTCCGCGAGGCGTGGGGAGCCGAACTCCTTTCGCTGTTCGGCCGGTTCCGGGGGCTGCTGAGCGAGCCGGCCCGACGGGAGTGCCGGTCCGTGCTCGGCAGCTGA
- a CDS encoding response regulator transcription factor, translating into MIRVLVADDQPLVRRGLALILGPDPEFEVVGEAEDGARAVALAHELRPDVVVMDIRMPVLDGVQATEELARTLPSTRVLALSTFDMDEYVVAALRAGAYGFLPKDISPEELIAAVRIVHTGEAAVAPRLLTRLISAYVRTPVRPRSWAGETPAELTPRELEIWRLLAGGRGNAEIALDLDISVSTVKNHITGIFAKLGVRDRAQAVIAAYESGLVEAGCASG; encoded by the coding sequence ATGATCCGCGTGCTCGTAGCCGACGACCAGCCGCTGGTGCGGCGCGGCCTGGCCCTGATCCTCGGCCCCGACCCGGAGTTCGAGGTCGTGGGCGAGGCCGAGGACGGGGCCCGGGCCGTCGCCCTCGCCCACGAGCTGCGGCCCGACGTGGTCGTCATGGACATCCGGATGCCGGTCCTCGACGGGGTCCAGGCCACCGAGGAGCTCGCGCGGACGCTCCCCTCGACGCGCGTCCTCGCCCTCAGCACCTTCGACATGGACGAGTACGTGGTCGCCGCCCTGCGCGCCGGCGCGTACGGCTTCCTGCCCAAGGACATCTCTCCGGAGGAGCTGATCGCCGCGGTCCGCATCGTCCACACCGGCGAGGCCGCCGTCGCGCCGCGGCTGCTGACCCGGCTCATCTCCGCCTACGTGCGGACCCCCGTGCGGCCGAGGTCGTGGGCCGGCGAGACCCCGGCCGAACTCACCCCGCGCGAGCTGGAGATCTGGCGGCTGCTGGCCGGCGGCCGGGGCAATGCCGAGATCGCCCTGGACCTGGACATCAGTGTCTCCACGGTCAAGAACCACATCACCGGCATCTTCGCCAAGCTGGGCGTCCGTGACCGTGCGCAGGCGGTGATCGCGGCCTACGAATCGGGCCTGGTGGAGGCCGGTTGTGCGAGCGGTTGA
- a CDS encoding TIM-barrel domain-containing protein: MVVARADIFRLWLSPDGAFTNDPAGSDLATTTDFGSVATSHSDAGAYYRITTGALSIRVNKAPLRFSVYRADDTTPVWQETQPTSWTGSQTTQYLARGADEQFYGTGLRLGEWALRGKTVPIAVDNKWRENDNASPAPFYMSTNGYGVMRNTWAPGSYGFNAPTTLTHDEKRFDAWYFTGDSLKSVLDAYTDVSGKPFMAPMWGFELGNADCFNASNPDYQGDHDRPRHQTTPDVVGYATDARAADMPSGWFLPNDGYGCGYTAPLKSTVDALKSRGFQTGLWTSTGLGSIADEVGTAGSRGVKTDVAWIGSGYKYAFDGVQQAVDGIEKNSDARRYVWTVDGWAGTQRNAVVWTGDTHGTWDDMRWHVPAITGAGLSGLNYAAGDVDGIFGGSPKTYTRDLQWKAFTPAFMTMSGWGATNPSAGYQDKQPWRFAEPYLSINRKYLQLKMRLMPYLYTMSRVAHESGVPSTRAMVLEYPDDPVARGNATSGQFMAGDSLLVAPVVSDTSVRDGIHLPAGTWTDYWTGKTYAGPGRLNGYQAPLDTLPLFVKGGAVVPMWPQMNHTGEKPVSTLTYDIHPRGNSSFSLYEDDGRTRAYQSGAYARQQVDVGAPTAGSGTVTVNVGAPTGSYAGKPTSRGYEFTLHVASAPTALTVDGAAVARLTSKAAYDSAATGWFFDPADRSGVLWIKTGSKAGAFSVSATGTSLPAAETLPSSAPIDKSAWSLAYADSQETSAENGAAAGAFDGNPATLWHTAWSGPKPAALPHELQIDLGARYAVDGLGYLPRQDGGVNGRIGGYAVYVSDTTADWGPPVASGAFPDTADAKTAVLSPKTGRYLRLKALTEAGGRGPWTSAAEVSLTGRPAPLPADATLVNAASASCLDLPHSATTPGTEPTLYTCHGGPNQRWTLQSDGRLTGLTGVCLDGANAARVTVRTCDGSAGQIWQAGPRSTLRTAGLCLAPTGSGTANGTTLTGTACDDTPAQRWTFTP; the protein is encoded by the coding sequence GTGGTCGTCGCCCGCGCCGACATCTTCCGCCTCTGGCTCTCGCCCGACGGCGCCTTCACCAACGACCCGGCCGGCTCCGACCTCGCCACCACCACCGACTTCGGCTCCGTGGCCACGTCCCACTCCGACGCCGGCGCGTACTACCGGATCACCACCGGAGCCCTCTCCATCCGGGTCAACAAGGCACCCCTGAGGTTCTCCGTCTACCGCGCCGACGACACCACCCCCGTCTGGCAGGAGACCCAGCCCACCAGCTGGACGGGCAGCCAGACCACCCAATACCTGGCCCGTGGCGCGGACGAGCAGTTCTACGGCACCGGCCTGCGACTGGGCGAATGGGCACTGCGCGGCAAGACCGTCCCGATCGCCGTCGACAACAAGTGGCGCGAGAACGACAACGCCAGCCCGGCCCCGTTCTACATGTCCACCAACGGCTACGGCGTCATGCGCAACACCTGGGCCCCGGGCTCCTACGGGTTCAACGCCCCCACCACCCTCACCCACGACGAGAAGCGCTTCGACGCCTGGTACTTCACCGGCGACTCGCTCAAATCGGTGCTCGACGCGTACACCGACGTCAGCGGAAAGCCGTTCATGGCGCCGATGTGGGGCTTCGAACTCGGCAACGCCGACTGCTTCAACGCCTCCAACCCCGACTACCAGGGCGACCACGACCGGCCGCGCCACCAGACCACTCCCGACGTCGTCGGCTACGCGACGGACGCCCGCGCCGCCGACATGCCCTCGGGCTGGTTCCTGCCCAACGACGGCTACGGCTGCGGCTACACCGCGCCCCTCAAGTCGACGGTGGACGCCCTGAAGTCCAGGGGCTTCCAGACCGGCCTGTGGACCTCCACCGGCCTCGGCTCCATCGCCGACGAGGTGGGCACGGCCGGCAGCCGCGGGGTGAAGACCGACGTGGCGTGGATCGGCAGCGGCTACAAGTACGCCTTCGACGGTGTGCAGCAGGCCGTGGACGGGATCGAGAAGAACTCCGACGCCCGCCGCTACGTCTGGACCGTCGACGGCTGGGCGGGCACCCAGCGCAACGCCGTCGTCTGGACCGGCGACACCCACGGCACCTGGGACGACATGCGCTGGCACGTCCCCGCGATCACCGGAGCGGGCCTGTCCGGCCTCAACTACGCCGCCGGCGACGTCGACGGCATCTTCGGGGGCAGCCCCAAGACGTACACCCGCGACCTGCAGTGGAAGGCCTTCACCCCGGCCTTCATGACCATGTCCGGCTGGGGCGCGACCAACCCGTCCGCCGGCTACCAGGACAAGCAGCCCTGGCGCTTCGCCGAGCCCTACCTCTCCATCAACCGCAAGTACCTGCAGCTCAAGATGCGGCTGATGCCGTACCTCTACACGATGAGCCGCGTCGCCCACGAGAGCGGCGTGCCCAGCACCCGCGCCATGGTCCTGGAGTACCCCGACGACCCGGTGGCCCGCGGCAACGCCACCAGTGGCCAGTTCATGGCCGGCGACTCCCTCCTCGTCGCGCCCGTCGTCTCCGACACCTCGGTCCGGGACGGCATCCACCTCCCCGCCGGGACCTGGACGGACTACTGGACGGGGAAGACGTACGCGGGCCCGGGCCGCCTCAACGGCTACCAGGCGCCGCTCGACACCCTCCCGCTCTTCGTCAAGGGCGGCGCCGTCGTGCCGATGTGGCCGCAGATGAACCACACCGGGGAGAAGCCCGTCTCCACCCTCACCTACGACATCCACCCGCGCGGCAACTCCTCCTTCAGCCTCTACGAGGACGACGGCCGCACCCGCGCCTACCAGTCCGGCGCCTACGCCCGACAGCAGGTCGACGTCGGCGCCCCGACGGCCGGCTCCGGCACGGTCACCGTCAATGTCGGCGCCCCCACCGGCAGTTACGCCGGCAAGCCGACCTCCCGGGGCTACGAGTTCACCCTCCACGTGGCCTCCGCGCCCACGGCCCTCACGGTGGACGGGGCCGCCGTGGCGCGCCTGACCTCCAAGGCCGCCTACGACTCCGCCGCGACCGGCTGGTTCTTCGACCCGGCGGACCGCTCCGGCGTGCTCTGGATCAAGACGGGTTCCAAGGCGGGCGCCTTCAGCGTCTCGGCCACCGGCACCAGCCTCCCCGCCGCCGAGACCCTGCCCTCCTCCGCCCCCATCGACAAGTCGGCATGGTCCCTGGCCTACGCCGACAGCCAGGAGACCAGCGCCGAGAACGGCGCCGCCGCGGGCGCCTTCGACGGGAACCCGGCCACGCTGTGGCACACCGCCTGGTCCGGCCCGAAGCCCGCCGCGCTGCCGCACGAGCTCCAGATCGACCTCGGCGCCCGCTACGCGGTGGACGGCCTCGGGTACCTGCCCCGCCAGGACGGCGGCGTCAACGGCCGGATCGGCGGCTACGCGGTCTACGTCTCCGACACCACCGCCGACTGGGGGCCACCGGTCGCGAGCGGCGCCTTCCCCGACACGGCGGACGCCAAGACCGCCGTCCTCTCCCCGAAGACCGGCCGCTACCTCCGCCTCAAGGCCCTCACCGAGGCCGGCGGGCGCGGCCCCTGGACCAGCGCCGCCGAGGTCAGCCTCACCGGCCGACCGGCCCCGCTCCCCGCGGACGCCACCCTCGTCAACGCGGCCTCCGCAAGCTGCCTGGACCTGCCGCACAGCGCCACCACGCCGGGCACCGAACCCACCCTCTACACCTGCCACGGCGGCCCCAACCAGCGCTGGACCCTGCAGAGCGACGGCCGCCTCACCGGCCTCACGGGGGTCTGCCTCGACGGCGCGAACGCCGCCCGCGTCACCGTCCGGACCTGCGACGGCAGCGCCGGCCAGATCTGGCAGGCGGGGCCCCGGAGCACCCTGCGCACCGCCGGCCTATGCCTCGCCCCGACCGGCTCGGGCACCGCCAACGGCACCACTCTCACCGGCACCGCCTGCGACGACACGCCGGCCCAGCGCTGGACCTTCACCCCCTGA
- a CDS encoding MBL fold metallo-hydrolase: MIDFLGGAPVSGSLDVVWHAGWPSPKHDPAPEIQVHAYSEHTVILRQNKSVHYEAPFLFLLFGNDRALLLDTGASADPTHFPLRETVDRLVTDWLERHPRPAYSLLVAHTHGHGDHVAADPQFADRPLTTVVGPGLDEVTAAFGLADWPHRTGALDLGGRILDLIPGPGHQQAALVFHDRHTGLLLTGDSLYRGRLYIEDRTAYSATVDRLLDFCATRPVRHVLGCHIEMTTAGEDYPRGTVYQPDEPPLQLTAGHLRTLRRALDETADRHGTHPYGEFVLVYRD; this comes from the coding sequence GTGATCGACTTTCTCGGGGGCGCCCCGGTCTCAGGCAGTCTCGACGTCGTCTGGCACGCGGGCTGGCCCTCCCCGAAGCACGACCCGGCCCCGGAGATCCAGGTCCATGCCTACTCCGAACACACGGTGATCCTGCGCCAGAACAAGTCCGTGCACTACGAAGCCCCGTTCCTCTTCCTCCTCTTCGGCAATGACCGGGCGCTGCTCCTCGACACGGGCGCGTCCGCCGACCCGACGCACTTCCCCCTGCGGGAAACGGTCGACCGGCTCGTCACGGACTGGCTGGAACGCCACCCGAGGCCCGCGTACTCGCTTCTGGTCGCCCACACCCACGGACACGGCGACCACGTCGCGGCGGACCCGCAGTTCGCGGACCGGCCCCTCACCACGGTCGTGGGACCCGGACTCGACGAGGTCACGGCCGCCTTCGGCCTCGCCGACTGGCCGCACCGCACCGGCGCACTGGACCTGGGCGGCCGGATCCTCGACCTAATCCCCGGCCCCGGCCACCAGCAGGCCGCCCTGGTCTTCCACGACCGCCACACCGGCCTCTTGCTGACCGGCGACTCCCTCTATCGGGGGCGGCTCTACATCGAGGACCGGACGGCCTACTCGGCCACCGTCGACCGGCTGCTGGACTTCTGCGCCACCCGGCCGGTCCGCCATGTCCTCGGCTGCCACATCGAGATGACCACGGCGGGCGAGGACTACCCCCGCGGCACCGTGTACCAGCCGGACGAGCCGCCGCTCCAGCTCACCGCAGGCCATCTGCGCACGCTGCGCAGGGCCCTCGACGAGACGGCGGACCGCCACGGCACGCACCCCTACGGGGAGTTCGTCCTCGTGTACCGGGACTGA
- a CDS encoding MMPL family transporter, which translates to MIRALTRFSTRSPWKVIALWAVLGIAATIAGQAFVFRATQPGNGGFLPAHYDSAAALKIAEDRFGVKPDANLLTLLVARSDGAPLGAADEERIDAQAAQLARKRVAMPRTEDTMPLAQDHSQIPRVSPAMTSPDRSFRLLSVELTGNPADPGVQDTYRAFRDSARDRFAQEGLRTGFTGGIADRVDTADAEKTRTTVVGAVMLGVIVLLHVLVFRSVLAALLPLLAVSVIGGAAAGVVVGAALLTGTGLADSTPGLISVVLVGIGIDYFLFLLFRFREQLREHPEQSGREAASEVAGRVGTAITSAALTIVAAFATLGVASFGQFRVLGPAIALSVLVMLLGSLTLMPALLAVTGRRMFWPSRALEHAPRAGSAARLGDRVARRPLALVLASVALLGTLAAGVMGMRMDYGQGGAGAERTAAVVTAAEISRALPAGVSDPTSVFVTASDGGALTVERLGGLSKALAGVDGVGQVAETVLSQDRRAARIDLFLTADPQRKEARDLVTGPVRAAVRAHAPAGTEAHVGGTPALFADISTAVDKDLKVVFPVAAVLIALILLALLRSLLAPVILLAAVGLGFAATLGASTLVFQRALDRPGVDFTLPLVLFLFVVALGTDYNILMSDRIREEMERPGPARAAVGRAVRHTAPAIATAGLVLAASFGSLAVTPAPSTQQIGFATALGILLSAFVLSIVLVPALAALLGRSIWWPVRPRRSRAAAGPKEAPDRVLVG; encoded by the coding sequence GTGATCCGCGCCCTGACCCGATTCTCGACGCGAAGTCCATGGAAGGTCATCGCCCTGTGGGCGGTGCTGGGGATCGCAGCCACCATCGCGGGCCAGGCGTTCGTCTTCCGCGCCACCCAGCCCGGCAACGGCGGGTTCCTGCCCGCGCACTACGACTCGGCGGCCGCCCTGAAGATCGCCGAGGACCGGTTCGGTGTGAAGCCGGACGCCAACCTCCTGACCCTGCTGGTGGCCCGCTCGGACGGCGCGCCGCTCGGCGCCGCCGACGAGGAGCGCATCGACGCGCAGGCCGCGCAGTTGGCCCGGAAGCGGGTCGCCATGCCCAGGACCGAGGACACGATGCCCCTCGCCCAGGACCACTCGCAGATCCCCCGGGTCAGCCCGGCCATGACATCGCCCGACCGCTCCTTCCGCCTGCTCTCCGTCGAACTGACCGGAAACCCCGCCGATCCCGGGGTGCAGGACACCTACCGCGCCTTCCGGGATTCCGCACGGGACCGGTTCGCGCAGGAGGGACTGCGGACCGGATTCACCGGCGGGATCGCCGACCGGGTGGACACGGCGGACGCCGAGAAGACCAGGACGACGGTGGTCGGGGCGGTCATGCTCGGGGTCATCGTCCTGCTGCACGTACTGGTCTTCCGCAGTGTCCTGGCGGCGCTGCTGCCGCTGCTCGCGGTCTCGGTCATCGGCGGCGCCGCGGCCGGCGTCGTGGTCGGCGCGGCGCTGCTGACCGGCACCGGACTGGCCGATTCCACGCCGGGGCTGATCAGCGTGGTGCTGGTGGGCATCGGCATCGACTACTTCCTCTTCCTCCTCTTCCGCTTCCGCGAGCAGCTGCGCGAACACCCCGAACAGTCCGGGCGTGAAGCGGCCTCCGAGGTCGCCGGGCGGGTGGGTACGGCCATCACCTCCGCGGCGCTGACCATCGTCGCCGCGTTCGCCACGCTCGGGGTCGCCTCCTTCGGCCAGTTCCGGGTGCTCGGGCCGGCCATCGCCCTGTCGGTACTGGTGATGCTGCTGGGCAGCCTGACCCTGATGCCGGCCCTGCTGGCGGTCACCGGGCGCAGGATGTTCTGGCCCTCCCGGGCCCTGGAGCACGCTCCCCGCGCGGGCTCCGCCGCCCGGCTGGGCGACCGGGTGGCACGTCGGCCGCTGGCGCTGGTCCTGGCCTCGGTGGCGCTGCTCGGCACGCTGGCCGCCGGTGTCATGGGGATGCGCATGGACTACGGGCAGGGCGGCGCGGGCGCGGAGCGCACGGCCGCGGTCGTCACCGCCGCCGAGATCTCACGTGCCCTGCCGGCCGGGGTGTCGGACCCGACCAGCGTGTTCGTCACGGCTTCCGACGGCGGCGCACTCACCGTCGAGCGCCTGGGCGGGCTGTCCAAGGCGCTCGCCGGGGTCGACGGCGTGGGCCAGGTCGCGGAGACCGTGCTGAGCCAGGACCGGCGGGCGGCCCGCATCGACCTGTTCCTGACGGCCGACCCGCAGCGCAAGGAGGCGCGCGACCTGGTCACCGGCCCGGTCAGGGCCGCGGTGCGGGCCCACGCGCCGGCCGGTACCGAGGCGCACGTGGGTGGTACGCCGGCGCTCTTCGCCGACATCTCGACCGCGGTGGACAAGGACCTGAAGGTGGTCTTCCCGGTGGCGGCCGTGCTCATCGCGCTGATCCTGCTCGCCCTGCTGCGCAGCCTGCTGGCGCCGGTGATCCTGCTGGCCGCGGTCGGACTCGGCTTCGCCGCGACCCTCGGCGCCTCGACCCTGGTGTTCCAGCGCGCGCTGGACCGGCCCGGCGTGGACTTCACCCTCCCGCTGGTGCTGTTCCTGTTCGTGGTCGCGCTGGGCACCGACTACAACATCCTGATGAGCGACCGGATCCGGGAGGAGATGGAGCGGCCGGGTCCGGCACGGGCGGCGGTGGGCCGCGCCGTGCGGCACACAGCGCCCGCCATCGCCACGGCGGGCCTGGTGCTGGCCGCGTCCTTCGGCAGCCTGGCCGTCACCCCCGCTCCGTCCACCCAGCAGATCGGCTTCGCGACGGCCCTCGGGATCCTGCTCTCCGCCTTCGTCCTGTCGATCGTGCTGGTGCCCGCACTGGCCGCCCTGCTCGGCCGGTCCATCTGGTGGCCGGTGCGCCCGCGCCGCTCCCGCGCCGCCGCCGGTCCGAAGGAGGCCCCGGACCGCGTCCTGGTCGGCTGA
- a CDS encoding alpha/beta hydrolase: MYAPGPTARRRRRAAVLTAALACSALLTGPGPAAAHSAPPALTATTPSPSATVPKLDWSPCKPGSPWDCATVKVPLDHAAPAGRTVDLAVVRRQATDPGRRIGTLFVNPGGPGGPGTVQVPQNYDAFPRELRERFDIVSWDPRGIGNSTAVNCFDTTEEASTWAARPPGGFPVGAQERKAWIDAYEDLGRRCEKRDPDLLRHVSTADTARDLDLLRRSVGEGQLNYLGVSYGTILGATYANLFPGSVRAMVLDSNIAPRAWTDGARQGDPRTTTLLRMGSDRTAAATLDRFLTLCGSAPAARCAFSAGSPEATRDKFDRLMQRLRERPIGPWTYAKTVADTVNGLYIVDPGWTALAGRLQELSQGRAPKPPVYPPPPPVDRPNPYLGDEQAAAVWCADSPNPRDPSAYQALEEDSARRAGDAGRFWTWAAEPCATWPARAAAGYDGPWNTPTARPVLVIGTRYDPSTPYAGAQAMAGELADARLLTNDGYGHTALFNNGSSCISAYESRYFVDGTLPPPGTVCRPDRVPFS, from the coding sequence ATGTACGCACCAGGTCCCACAGCCCGCCGCCGACGCCGTGCGGCAGTCCTCACCGCGGCGCTGGCCTGCTCGGCGCTGCTCACCGGGCCCGGACCGGCCGCCGCACACAGCGCGCCCCCGGCGCTCACAGCTACCACACCGTCACCCTCGGCGACCGTTCCGAAGCTGGACTGGAGTCCGTGCAAGCCCGGCAGCCCGTGGGACTGCGCCACGGTGAAGGTGCCGCTCGACCACGCCGCCCCCGCGGGCCGCACCGTCGACCTGGCGGTCGTCCGCCGGCAGGCCACCGATCCCGGCCGGCGGATCGGCACCCTGTTCGTGAACCCCGGCGGTCCCGGCGGCCCCGGGACCGTGCAGGTGCCGCAGAACTACGACGCCTTCCCCAGGGAACTGCGGGAACGGTTCGACATCGTCAGCTGGGACCCGCGTGGGATCGGCAACAGCACCGCCGTGAACTGCTTCGACACCACGGAGGAAGCCAGTACCTGGGCGGCCCGCCCACCCGGCGGCTTCCCGGTGGGCGCGCAGGAGCGGAAGGCGTGGATCGACGCGTACGAGGACCTCGGCCGGCGCTGCGAGAAGCGCGACCCGGACCTGCTGCGCCACGTGTCGACCGCCGACACCGCCCGGGACCTCGACCTGCTCCGCCGGTCGGTGGGCGAAGGACAGCTGAACTACCTGGGCGTCTCCTACGGCACGATCCTCGGCGCCACCTACGCCAACCTCTTCCCAGGCAGCGTCCGCGCCATGGTCCTCGACAGCAACATAGCCCCCCGGGCCTGGACTGACGGCGCCCGGCAGGGCGATCCCCGCACCACGACCCTCCTGCGCATGGGCTCGGACCGCACCGCCGCGGCCACCCTGGACCGGTTCCTCACCCTGTGCGGATCGGCGCCCGCGGCCCGCTGCGCTTTCTCGGCGGGCAGCCCCGAGGCCACCCGTGACAAGTTCGACAGGCTGATGCAGCGGCTGCGGGAGCGTCCGATCGGCCCGTGGACGTACGCCAAGACGGTCGCCGACACGGTCAACGGCCTCTACATCGTCGACCCAGGCTGGACGGCTCTCGCGGGCAGGCTCCAGGAGCTGTCGCAGGGCCGCGCGCCCAAGCCCCCGGTGTACCCGCCGCCGCCCCCGGTGGACCGGCCGAACCCGTACCTGGGGGACGAGCAGGCGGCGGCCGTCTGGTGCGCCGACAGCCCGAACCCGCGCGACCCCTCCGCGTACCAGGCCCTGGAGGAGGACAGCGCCCGGCGGGCCGGCGACGCGGGACGCTTCTGGACGTGGGCGGCGGAGCCCTGTGCCACCTGGCCGGCCAGGGCCGCCGCCGGGTACGACGGCCCGTGGAACACGCCCACCGCCCGTCCCGTCCTGGTGATCGGGACCCGGTACGACCCCTCCACGCCCTACGCGGGTGCCCAGGCCATGGCCGGTGAGCTGGCCGACGCCCGCCTGCTCACCAACGACGGCTATGGGCACACCGCGCTGTTCAACAACGGCAGCAGCTGCATCAGCGCGTACGAGAGCCGCTACTTCGTCGACGGGACGCTTCCGCCACCCGGCACGGTCTGCCGCCCGGACCGGGTTCCCTTCTCCTGA
- a CDS encoding sensor histidine kinase gives MGVGVGVGVTVGAEGNGGARAGADRATDRDAGRSGDPVAEPGADRGADRSPWTRNDALVAVAAGTIDLVGYSLGMQTEGRVLSVTAAVSLVFSAMPLIARRARPVTVLAAVLALGVLVNLTTPPTPHFTLTLMVALYTVARFSRPAVAAAAAVTAVPLIPAGQGGWPLPFGWSGLVANLIGTLGAVGAAAVVNHRQREAEVHRTLLADRAVAEERRRIARELHDIVAHHITTMQLMAGGARANLAHDPEVVREALVTLEDSGRMALREMRQLLDVLRAGEEPERTPPAPQPGAGDLDRIITESRLAGTETEFSVDGPVRPLPPTVGLTVFRIVQEALTNTRKHAGQARAHVRLTYRRDEVVVEVRDDGAGAQAPASRPGARSGYGLIGMHERVALQGGTLEAAALDGGGFRVAARLPVPVPGPGEGEREERHR, from the coding sequence ATGGGTGTGGGTGTGGGTGTGGGTGTGACGGTGGGAGCGGAAGGGAACGGCGGCGCGCGTGCCGGTGCGGACCGCGCCACGGACCGCGACGCCGGCCGGTCAGGCGACCCGGTTGCGGAGCCGGGTGCGGACCGCGGCGCCGACCGCTCACCGTGGACGCGCAACGACGCACTCGTGGCGGTCGCGGCCGGCACCATCGACCTCGTCGGCTACTCCCTAGGCATGCAGACCGAGGGCCGGGTCCTGAGCGTGACCGCGGCCGTCTCCCTGGTCTTCTCGGCGATGCCCCTGATCGCCCGGCGCGCGCGGCCGGTGACGGTGCTCGCAGCCGTACTGGCCCTGGGCGTGCTCGTGAACCTGACCACCCCGCCGACCCCGCACTTCACCCTCACCCTGATGGTGGCCCTCTACACGGTGGCCCGGTTCAGCCGTCCCGCCGTGGCCGCGGCAGCGGCGGTCACGGCGGTGCCGCTGATCCCCGCCGGCCAGGGCGGCTGGCCCCTGCCCTTCGGCTGGTCGGGCCTGGTCGCGAACCTGATCGGCACCCTCGGCGCCGTCGGCGCGGCCGCCGTGGTCAACCACCGGCAGCGGGAGGCCGAGGTCCACCGGACCCTGCTCGCCGACCGGGCGGTGGCCGAGGAGCGCCGCCGGATCGCCCGCGAACTGCACGACATCGTGGCCCACCACATCACCACCATGCAGCTGATGGCCGGCGGAGCCCGCGCCAACCTGGCGCACGATCCGGAGGTCGTCCGGGAGGCCCTCGTGACCCTGGAGGACTCCGGGCGGATGGCGCTGCGCGAGATGCGCCAACTCCTCGACGTACTACGGGCCGGGGAGGAGCCGGAGCGCACCCCGCCGGCCCCGCAGCCGGGAGCCGGTGACCTCGACCGGATCATCACCGAGTCCCGGCTGGCCGGTACGGAGACCGAGTTCAGCGTCGACGGCCCGGTCCGCCCGCTGCCGCCGACCGTGGGCCTCACCGTCTTCCGGATCGTCCAGGAGGCCCTGACCAACACCCGCAAGCACGCGGGGCAGGCGAGGGCCCACGTACGGCTCACCTACCGCCGGGACGAGGTGGTCGTGGAGGTGCGCGACGACGGGGCGGGAGCGCAGGCGCCGGCCTCCCGGCCCGGGGCGCGCTCCGGGTACGGTCTGATCGGTATGCACGAGCGTGTCGCCCTGCAGGGCGGAACCCTGGAGGCCGCCGCACTCGACGGCGGGGGCTTCCGGGTGGCGGCCCGCCTCCCGGTCCCGGTCCCGGGCCCCGGGGAGGGCGAGAGAGAGGAACGGCACCGATGA